In Haematobia irritans isolate KBUSLIRL chromosome 1, ASM5000362v1, whole genome shotgun sequence, a genomic segment contains:
- the kra gene encoding basic leucine zipper and W2 domain-containing protein kra, whose protein sequence is MSQKTERPVLSGQRIKTRKRDEREKYDPTGFRDAVIAGLEKTKGDLEEISKFLHSAGNKLDYRRYGEVLFDILIAGGLLVPGGSISQDGEKPRTNYCIFEAPEDMESMRNHEQVFVNLMRRYKYLEKMFEEEMKKVLVFIKGFTPIERIKLARMTALWLCNGSVPPSVLLVLNNEHLIKDGIALDFLVELFVTFKQEKGMASLIQTLKKGGLESKLMDFFPPNKRTEENFKQVFLDKELTEIIKLHKAQASQEAKRELQQTLIDDMNDEKPHSEITANIKEFAQKANIPDNEIIIIIWSTIMSLGEWNKKEELVTDQAVRHLRGYCPLFQAFATTDRAEMSLILKVQEFCYENMNFMKAFQKIILLFYKTEILSEEVILRWYKENNSVKGKMHFLDQMKKFVEWLQNTEEESESEDEQKNGE, encoded by the exons ATGAGTCAGAAAACTGAAAGACCAGTACTATCAGGTCAGCGCATCAAGACCAGAAAAAGAGATGAAAGAGAAAAATATGACCCAACGGGATTCCGTGATGCGGTCATTGCTGGTCTCGAAAAAACTAAAGGTGACTTAGAGGAGATCTCTAAATTTTTACATAGCGCTGGTAACAAACTTGATTATCGCCGTTACGGCGAAGTACTATTTGACATATTAATTGCTGGTGGTCTCTTAG TTCCTGGTGGATCTATCTCTCAGGATGGCGAGAAGCCACGCACAAACTACTGTATATTCGAAGCACCCGAGGACATGGAATCAATGCGTAACCATGAGCAG GTATTCGTCAATCTCATGCGTCGATATAAGTACTTGGAGAAGATGTTCGAAGAAGAAATGAAGAAAGTGCTAGTCTTCATTAAAGGGTTTACTCCAATCGAACGCATTAAACTAGCGCGTATGACAGCGCTTTGGTtat gtAACGGTTCTGTACCACCAAGTGTATTATTGGTGCTCAATAATGAGCACTTGATTAAGGATGGCATAGCTCTGGACTTTTTGGTCGAGTTGTTTGTCACCTTTAAGCAAGAAAAGGGAATGGCTTCTCTAATACAAACACTTAAAAAGGGTGGTTTAGAAAGCAA actTATGGACTTTTTCCCACCTAACAAACGTACTGAAGAGAATTTCAAACAAGTCTTTCTTGATAAGGAACTCactgaaattataaaattacacAAAGCCCAGGCCAGTCAAGAGGCTAAAAGGGAATTGCAACAAACATTAATTGATGATATGAACGATGAGAAACCACACTctgaaataactgcaaatatcaAAGAATTTGCCCAAAAAGCCAACATTCCTGACAATGAAATTATCATTATCATATGGTCTACCATAATGTCACTGGGTGAATGGAATAAAAAAGAAGAACTTGTCACAGACCAGGCAGTGCGTCACTTGAGAGGCTATTGCCCACTGTTTCAAGCATTCGCAACCACCGATCGTGCTGAGATGTCATTGATTCTAAAAGTCCAAGAATTCTGTTATGAAAATATGAACTTTATGAAGGCCTTTCagaaaatcattttgttgttctataaaa CTGAAATTCTTTCGGAAGAGGTTATATTGCGTTGgtataaagaaaacaattcgGTAAAGGGTAAAATGCATTTCCTCGACCAAATGAAGAAGTTTGTAGAGTGGCTACAAAATACTGAAGAAG AATCTGAATCTGAGGATGAACAAAAGAATGGAGAATAA
- the LOC142220427 gene encoding lipase 3-like codes for MHLLTFIIIGLSLANVYGDSEEPECKFKELIKTDERARRHGYPAESHFATTPDGYILNLFRIPHSRNSKDKYTYRPAILLQHGLFSNSDCWLTGGPDNALGYLLADVGFDVWLGNARGNIYSRNHSIISLKNPKFWNFDWHEIGTIDVPTMIDYILSVTGESKIHYVGHSQGTTVYFVMMSEHKEYNKKIKSAHMLAPCAFFEYPKSAVFDILRPLVGKPGGMWNQVFSDMEFLPQNRLINRIADNACGLEPSLKFLCKNLWLLFAGDGYKNTNLTALQELIETHPAGSSSNQGIHYIQLSDHNSGRFCQMDYGEKGNQKLYGQPTPPEYKLENIIAPTYLYSSNNDALCTPKDVNTLVEKASNLAGHYLVPDLTFNHLDFVLAKHMKEMVNDQVMKNIFKHE; via the exons ATGCATCTACttacatttattattattggtcTAAGTTTGGCCAATGTCTATGGTGATTCTGAGGAGCCAGAGTGTAAGTTCAAGGAGTTGATAAAAACG GATGAACGCGCACGCCGTCATGGATATCCAGCTGAATCTCACTTTGCAACAACACCGGATGGTTACATTTTGAACCTATTTCGTATTCCTCATTCCCGAAATTCAAAAGATAAATACACCTATCGACCTGCCATTCTATTACAACATGGCCTTTTCAGCAACTCTGACTGTTGGCTCACCGGTGGTCCCGATAATGCTTTGGGTTATCTGTTGGCCGATGTTGGATTTGATGTGTGGTTGGGAAATGCTCGTGGCAATATATACTCTCGCAACCATTCAATTATTTcccttaaaaatccaaaattttggAACTTTGATTGGCATGAAATTGGTACTATTGATGTACCCACAATGATTGACTATATCCTGAGTGTAACGGGAGAATCCAAAATACATTATGTTGGACATTCTCAGGGTACGACAGTGTATTTCGTTATGATGTCAGAACACAAAGAATATAACAAAAAGATAAAATCCGCACATATGCTGGCTCCATGTGCCTTTTTTGAATATCCAAAATCTGCAGTTTTCGATATTTTGCGCCCTTTGGTTGGCAAGCCCGGTGGAATGTGGAATCAAGTATTCAGTGATATGGAGTTTCTTCCCCAAAACCGTTTAATTAATCGTATAGCGGACAATGCTTGCGGTTTAGAGCCTTCACTAAAGTTTTTGTGTAAAAACCTGTGGTTACTTTTTGCTGGAGACGGTTATAAAAATACCAACTTGACCGCATTACAAGAATTGATAGAAACTCATCCAGCAGGATCATCGAGCAATCAAGGAATTCATTATATACAATTAAGTGATCACAATTCCGGACGTTTTTGCCAAATGGATTATGGAgaaaagggaaatcaaaaaCTTTATGGACAACCAACACCTCCAGAATATAAACTGGAGAATATCATAGCACCAACTTACTTATACTCTAGTAATAATGATGCTCTTTGCACTCCTAAAGATGTGAATACATTAGTAGAGAAAGCTAGTAATTTGGCTGGACATTACCTTGTACCTGATCTTACATTCAATCATTTGGACTTTGTCCTTGCCAAACATATGAAGGAAATGGTGAACGATCAAGTTatgaagaatatttttaaacatgaataa
- the LOC142220429 gene encoding lipase 3-like, with protein MKLSFSILIGLGLAVLTSAASIDPTCMFKDMIKTDERIRLNGYPAESHTVTTPDGYILNLFRIPYSHKLNNQNTRRPAVLLQHGLFSNSDCWLSGGPDNALGYLLADAGFDVWMGNARGNIYSRQNAIVSINSPKFWHFDWHEIGAIDIPTMIDYILEETGETKLHYAGHSQGTTVYFVMMSERKEYNDKIKSAHMLAPCAFFEHGTSAVFNVFRPLVGKPGGIYNQIFADMELMPQNRLINRAADTACGVDPALKFLCKNMWLLFVGDGYQNTNLTAMQELIETHPGGSSSNQGIHFIQLSDHNAGRFCQMDYGAKKNQELYGQSTPPDYNLENILAPTYMYSSNNDGLCNPKDVDTLVSKTIHLAGDYRVPDLTFNHLDFIVAKNMKEMVNDPVMQNMFKHEDSL; from the exons ATGAAGTTGTCGTTCTCAATACTTATTGGGCTTGGCCTAGCGGTACTCACCTCCGCGGCTTCCATCGATCCAACATGCATGTTCAAGGATATGATTAAGACG GATGAACGAATTCGTCTCAACGGCTATCCGGCGGAATCTCATACCGTGACCACTCCTGATGGTTATATTTTAAATCTTTTCCGTATTCCTTATTCACATAAATTGAATAACCAAAATACTCGACGTCCTGCCGTTTTGTTGCAACATGGCCTTTTTAGTAACTCTGACTGTTGGCTCAGCGGTGGTCCCGATAATGCCTTGGGTTATCTCTTGGCCGATGCTGGTTTTGATGTGTGGATGGGCAATGCTCGTGGTAACATTTACTCCCGTCAAAATGCCATAGTTTCGATTAACAGCCCAAAATTCTGGCATTTTGATTGGCATGAAATTGGTGCCATCGATATCCCTACCATGATTGATTATATCCTTGAGGAAACTGGTGAAACGAAACTCCATTATGCTGGCCACTCCCAGGGAACAACTGTCTACTTTGTTATGATGTCTGAACGTAAAGAATATAATGACAAAATCAAATCGGCTCATATGTTGGCACCTTGCGCCTTCTTTGAGCATGGTACTTCCGCTGTTTTCAACGTCTTCCGTCCATTGGTGGGAAAACCAGGTGGCatttataatcaaattttcGCTGATATGGAATTGATGCCACAAAACCGTTTAATCAACCGTGCTGCTGATACAGCTTGTGGTGTAGATCCAGCATTGAAATTCTTATGCAAAAATATGTGGTTATTGTTTGTCGGTGATGGATATCAAAATACTAATTTAACTGCCATGCAAGAATTGATTGAAACTCATCCTGGAGGTTCGTCCAGTAATCAAGGTATTCATTTCATTCAACTGAGTGATCATAATGCCGGTCGTTTCTGTCAAATGGATTATGGAGCTAAAAAGAACCAAGAACTCTATGGTCAATCCACTCCCCCAGATTACAACTTGGAAAATATATTGGCTCCTACCTATATGTACTCTAGTAATAACGATGGCCTTTGCAATCCCAAGGATGTAGATACTTTGGTCTCTAAAACTATACATTTGGCAGGTGACTACCGTGTGCCAGATCTTACATTCAATCATTTGGACTTTATTGTTGCCAAAAACATGAAGGAAATGGTTAATGATCCAGTTATGCAAAACATGTTTAAACACGAAGATTCCTTGTAA
- the mRpS18A gene encoding mitochondrial ribosomal protein S18A, which yields MSALLRFPPKTLVSNVLSIRTLTTTLVNRIKEIQQRQENNSLIIEGVTKVSPRADNMLKSACVEKFCPECTLGLDIKHTDVLILSQYVRSDGCMLPKRITGLCHRQQKKIGTLVTMAQKAGLMPNLAPANSKRDPTKRYGWKKFNKYFNEKTIKY from the exons ATGTCTGCTTTACTAAGATTTCCACCTAAAACATTGGTCTCGAATGTCCTTTCCATAAGAACACTGACGACAACTTTAGTGAACAGAATCAAAGAAA TTCAACAAAGGCAGGAAAACAATTCTCTAATTATTGAAGGTGTTACAAAGGTTTCTCCCCGTGCTGATAATATGCTCAAATCGGCGTGTGTGGAAAAGTTCTGTCCAGAATGTACTCTAGGCTTGGACATAAAACACACGGATGTTTTGATTTTATCCCAATATGTACGTTCTGATGGATGCATGCTACCAAAGAGAATAACTGGTTTATGTCATAGACAACAGAAAAAGATAGGAACATTAGTTACGATGGCTCAGAAGGCAGGTCTGATGCCTAACTTGGCGCCCGCTAACAGCAAGAGAGATCCAACTAAACGTTATGGTTGgaagaaatttaacaaatacTTCAATGAAAAAACTATAAAGTATTAA
- the LOC142220428 gene encoding uncharacterized protein LOC142220428 — MAFEICFDKKLFLNSTCRCCSRFFAEDEKFYKIFKEKHSMDVEGTGNNVKGIDEYEPSDDVKEIFEDLVIWQLNIMPEDGLPQQLCGECYLRFKEVHSFREECLDSQRVFKSYFFNEDTPLELSRLSPKSEHEDPVLTARSVLNKDTERNTENYNNALGSPFSSPRLRLSPRLADFGVDSASSIGTPPPLFEEIKTEPIDMETMEVIKPECDVENEIHKKEYILRSPEPKMQGEDDEESSTPTSDEEQQQDSSDSESSDYEYAQNYKSNKKKKQKYNPRLICKICGEACTSRKQLKTHVMRFHPQEKPFECDICTSTFKSSFMLAQHKLKHNRPDTTQCEECGKYFRSQLHLQRHIKNFHLKSTYTCHICNQQFENYTHVRFQYHIRQHGEKRFGCSFCSKAFHQKVHLINHERTHTREQPFICDVCGKAYRQKTACQEHMLTHKDPTPFKCSQCSKSFTQRSNLRMHVLRVHECVEKVAKPTSQNLFENHNFF; from the exons ATGGCTTTTGAGATTTGCTTTGATAAGAAGCTCTTCCTCAATTCGACTTGTCGTTGCTGTAGTCGTTTCTTTGCGGAagacgaaaaattttataaaatttttaaggagaAACATAGCATGGATGTTGAAGGCACTGGAAATAACGTGAAAGGGATTGATGAGTATGAACCAAGTGATgatgtaaaggaaattttcgaaGACCTAGTAATTTGGCAGCTTAAT attatGCCAGAGGATGGCTTACCACAACAACTATGCGGGGAATGTTATTTACGGTTCAAAGAAGTACACTCCTTTCGCGAGGAATGTTTGGATAGTCAGCGAGTTTTCAAAAGCTACTTCTTCAACGAAGACACACCTTTGGAACTTTCGAGATTATCACCCAAGTCGGAGCATGAAGATCCAGTGCTTACTGCTCGATCTGTTTTAAACAAAGATACGGAAAGAAATacagaaaattataataatgcTTTGGGCTCCCCATTTAGCAGTCCTCGTTTGCGTTTAAGCCCCCGATTGGCAGACTTCGGGGTAGATTCTGCCTCTTCTATTGGCACGCCACCGCCTTTATTTGAGGAAATAAAAACTGAACCAATTGATATGGAAACAATGGAGGTCATAAAACCAGAGTGTGACGTTGAGAATGAAATACACAAAAAAGAGTATATCTTAAGGTCACCAGAACCCAAAATGCAAGGAGAAGACGATGAAGAGTCTTCTACTCCAACGTCGGACGAGGAACAACAGCaggattcatccgattcagagtCATCGGATTATGAATACGCACAAAATTACAAGTCCAATAAGAAAAAGAAACAGAAATATAATCCCCGTTTGATATGTAAAATATGTGGTGAAGCGTGTACAAGTCGCAAACAGCTGAAGACTCATGTAATGCGCTTCCATCCCCAAGAAAAGCCTTTTGAATGCGATATATGCACCAGTACATTTAAATCTTCCTTTATGTTAGCTCAACATAAACTTAAGCACAATAGGCCCGATACAACACAATGTGAGGAATGTGGAAAATATTTCAGAAGCCAGCTTCATCTTCAGcgtcatattaaaaattttcacctGAAATCCACTTACACCTGTCACATTTGTAAtcaacaatttgaaaattacaCTCATGTCCGTTTCCAATACCACATACGACAACATGGAGAAAAACGATTCGGATGTTCTTTTTGCTCTAAGGCCTTTCATCAAAAAGTCCATCTTATCAATCATGAGCGTACCCATACCAGAGAACAGCCATTCATTTGTGACGTCTGCGGCAAGGCATATAGACAAAAGACCGCTTGTCAGGAGCATATGTTGACCCATAAGGACCCAACGCCTTTTAAATGTTCGCAATGTTCTAAATCGTTCACGCAACGATCGAATCTAAGAATGCATGTACTGCGGGTCCACGAATGTGTGGAAAAGGTGGCCAAACCAACATCTCAAAATCTTTTCGAAAATCATAACTTCTTTTAG
- the pch2 gene encoding pachytene checkpoint 2 protein produces the protein MQDEMKLISYKTIHVEVCVKLLPGKRLEDMQNLIDGPLREMLKTKQLPFNESIKLVPQEMDDDALMCVDSLLLECEAKKEGELLSPLDSDFLVFHYYWPSIRNMELEMFDEETETESIPSSSHWLLPSKSFVGLWEHLIYDEGSKEKLLKFALSALLFSQHNVNPNIISCNRLILLHGPPGTGKTSLCKALAQKLSIRCRPVFRHTHLIEINSHSLFSKWFSESGKLVMRLFNKIKEIIQDPQSLVCVLMDEVESLAYARDCMSGQEPKDAMRVVNALLTQLDNIKEHPNVLVFATSNLADTIDIAFLDRADVKQYIGLPNENAIKKIYESMLVELMRVGMIDANASLQTDDKHEGLLNELSKRSKGLSGRTLRKLPFLAHAAHTFNIDFDCSTKINLSDFLDSMLKALEKHNHDRHLMKLNKTE, from the exons ATGCAAGacgaaatgaaattaatttcctataaaactatACATGTGGAGGTGTGCGTCAAACTATTGCCAGG AAAACGCTTGGAGGACATGCAAAACTTAATTGATGGTCCCCTTAGAGAAATGTTGAAAACTAAGCAGCTTCCTTttaatgaatcaattaaactagTACCACAAGAGATGGATGATGATGCTCTAATGTGTGTAGATAGTCTCTTACTGGAATGTGAAGCAAAAAAAGAAGGAGag cttTTATCGCCATTAGATAGTGATTTCCTGGTATTCCATTATTATTGGCCTTCAATTCGAAACATGGAGCTTGAAATGTTTGATGAGGAAACTGAAACGGAGTCTATACCCTCTTCAAGTCACTGGCTGTTACCTTCTAAATCTTTTGTGGGTTTATGGGAGCATTTAATTTACGATGAGGGCTCTAAAGAGAAGTTATTGAAATTCGCTTTGTCGGCTTTGCTATTCTCCCAGCATAATGTAAATCCCAACATTATTTCATGTAATCGTTTGATTTTGCTACATGGACCTCCAG GTACTGGTAAAACAAGTCTGTGCAAAGCTTTGGCGCAAAAACTTTCCATACGCTGTCGACCTGTATTCCGCCACACACacttgatagaaataaattcacaTTCTTTGTTTTCGAAATGGTTCTCGGAAAGTGGGAAATTGGTAATGCGActatttaataaaatcaaaGAAATTATACAAGATCCACAAAGTTTGGTGTGTGTTCTAATGGATGAAGTAGAATCCTTGGCCTATGCACGAGATTGTATGTCTGGACAGGAACCCAAGGATGCTATGCGCGTTGTAAACGCTTTACTCACCCAGCTGGACAATATCAAAGAACATCCAAATGTTCTTGTATTTGCCACTTCTAATCTTGCCGATACCATTGATATTGCATTCTTGGATAGAGCCGATGTAAAACAATACATAGGACTTCCCAATGAAAAtgccattaaaaaaatatacgaaTCAATGCTGGTGGAACTTATGCGAGTTGGAATGATAGATGCCAATGCATCATTGCAAACTGATGATAAACATGAAGGCTTACTCAATGAGCTATCGAAACGTAGTAAAGGTCTAAGTGGGCGTACATTAAGAAAAttgccatttttggcacatgcaGCACATACCTTTAACATCGACTTTGATTgctctacaaaaattaatttatcagaTTTTCTTGATTCAATGTTAAAAGCATTGGAGAAACACAATCATGATCGTCATttgatgaaattaaataaaaccgaATAA